A genomic window from Solanum stenotomum isolate F172 chromosome 10, ASM1918654v1, whole genome shotgun sequence includes:
- the LOC125841641 gene encoding UDP-N-acetylglucosamine transporter UGNT1-like: MASSSTKNNPLLPTTTAIDPSPPRMEEKLFKGSAMTKRGAYAAISYMSCAVLLVLFNKAALSSYNFPSANVITLCQIICSCCFLYLLRRLKLISFHLSESLATPDNFKTFVPLKTVIDTLPVAVTYLLYMLVTMESVRGVNVPMYTTLRRTTVVFTMIVESILAGQKYSRPIIGSVVIIVFGAFVAGARDLSFDFYGYAIVFLSNITTAIYLATIARIGKSSGLNSFGLMWCNGIVCGPFLLVWTLIRGDLALTMDFPYLFSPGFLVVMLMSCILAFFLNYSIFLNTTLNSAVTQTICGNLKDLFTISLGWFIFGGLPFDLLNVLGQLLGFVGSGLYAYYKLMGK; the protein is encoded by the exons ATGGCCTCAAGTTCAACGAAGAACAATCCGTTACTACCAACGACGACGGCGATCGATCCATCACCGCCGCGGATGGAGGAGAAGCTCTTCAAAGGATCGGCCATGACCAAACGCGGTGCTTATGCTGCTATCTCTTACATGTCATGTGCTG TTCTCTTGGTATTGTTCAATAAAGCAGCTCTTTCTTCATACAACTTCCCATCTGCAAATGTCATCACACTCTGTCAG ATAATATGCTCGTGTTGTTTTCTTTATCTCTTAAGACGGCTGAAGCtgatttcttttcatttgaGTGAATCGCTGGCTACTCCTGACAATTTTAAAACGTTTGTGCCACTGAAGACAGTAATTGATACTTTACCTGTTGCTGTGACCTACCTTCTCTACATG CTAGTCACGATGGAGTCTGTTCGGGGAGTCAATGTACCCATGTACACAACCCTTAGGAGGACAACTGTTGTATTTACAATGATTGTGGAATCCATTCTTGCAGGTCAGAAGTATAGTCGTCCTATTATTGGAAG TGTGGTGATAATCGTGTTCGGTGCTTTTGTTGCTGGAGCTCGGGATTTGTCATTTGACTTTTATGGCTATGCCATCGTCTTTCTATCCAACATCACAACGgcaatataccttgccaccatAGCGCGTATTG GAAAATCAAGTGGCCTTAATAGCTTTGGCCTAATGTGGTGCAATG GAATCGTCTGTGGACCTTTCTTACTTGTTTGGACACTTATTCGTGGTGACCTGGCACTGACAATGGATTTCCCTTACTTATTTTCACCAGGGTTCCTG GTTGTAATGCTTATGTCTTGCATATTGGCATTTTTCTTGAACTACTCTATATTTCTCAACACAACCCTGAATTCAGCTGTCACACAGACAATATGCGGTAACTTGAAG GATCTTTTCACAATCTCACTAGGATGGTTCATATTTGGCGGGCTTCCATTTGATTTG TTGAATGTCCTTGGACAGCTTCTGGGATTTGTTGGCTCTGGTCTCTATGCCTACTACAAACTCATGGGAAAGTGA
- the LOC125843267 gene encoding potassium channel AKT1-like, whose amino-acid sequence MEKEMEMDRAYSMDDKSSHYSITSAILPSLGAHTNCKTKLRRYIISPSNPRYRAWNAYLVLLVFYTAWASPFQFGFLDRPRGVIPILDNIANSFFAIDIVLTFFVAYLDKSACSMIDDPKRIALRYTKSGFLFDVISTIPSELIRKSTPYFLQSYEYFSILRLWRLRRVSAMFARLEKNRKISYFGVRVLKLICVTLFAVHCAGCFYYFLAARKQDTSKTWLSLAIGNHHDRSIWDLYVMCMYWSITTLTTTGYGDLHAVATEEMIFTMFYMLFDLGLTAYLIGNMTNLVVHGTSKTRKFRDTIQAASSFAQRNKLPVRLEEQMIAHLRLRHRTDSEGLQQQETLETLPKAIRSGISHYLFYPLVDKVYLFHGVSNDLLFQLVSEMKAEYFPPKEDVILQNEAPTDLYILVTGAVDLISHKSGMDQVVGELKMGDVCGEVGVLCCRPQLFNVRTKKVSQLLRLDRSSFFNIVKTNIGDGTIIMNNLLQHLKERRDPMMTAILADIEHMLTQGRMDMPLSLCFAANRGDDLLLRQLLKKGMDPNESDSNGRTVLHIAASKGSVECILLLLDFGAHPNRKDSEGNVPLWDAIVGKHDAVVKLLVDNGATISSGDVGQFACFAVEQGSLDLLKEIIKYGGDVTLLNSLGTTAIHTAISEENVEIVKFLLEQGTDIDKADVHGWTPRALAEYQGHEEIKELFNLMQPTSKETNVCPPEAPFAPYLMKYQSDPAIPLFIHEETARETGSSNGRLRRRASFFQNSLIGFVAARQRHNEGGSGPDYSSTKIANSRIPSRITIRCLEKAHIGRRAVLLPDSINELLDIGAEKFGVSLAKVLTEDGALIEDIEVIRDGDHLVLATSEN is encoded by the exons ATGGAGAAGGAGATGGAGATGGATAGAGCGTATTCCATGGATGATAAAAGCTCTCATTATAGTATTACTAGTGCCATTCTTCCTTCTCTTGGTGCCCATACTAATTGCAAAACCAAACTCCGTCGCTACATCATCTCCCCTTCTAATCCCCGTTACAG GGCTTGGAATGCTTATTTGGTGCTACTTGTATTCTACACAGCATGGGCGTCACCTTTTCAATTTGGATTTCTAGACAGACCTCGAGGAGTTATTCCCATCTTAGATAACATAGCTAATTCATTTTTTGCCATTGACATTGTCCTCACATTCTTTGTTGCCTATCTTGATAAATCAGCTTGCAGTATGATTGATGACCCAAAGCGGATAGCTTTGAGGTACACAAAATCCGGGTTTTTGTTTGATGTTATATCCACCATCCCTTCTGAACTTATTCGTAAATCAACCCCCTATTTTCTTCAATCATATGAATACTTCAGTATCCTTCGTCTCTGGCGTCTCAGAAGAGTCAGTGCCATGTTTGCAAG ATTGGAGAAAAACAGGAAGATCAGTTACTTTGGGGTTCGCGTACTGAAGCTTATATGT GTGACTCTTTTTGCTGTTCATTGTGCTGGCTGCTTCTACTATTTTCTTGCTGCTCGGAAACAAGACACAAGTAAAACATGGCTTTCACTTGCCATTGGAAATCATCATGACAGGAGCATCTGGGATCTCTATGTAATGTGTATGTATTGGTCCATTACAACGCTTACAACAACTGGCTATGGGGATTTGCACGCTGTGGCCACAGAGGAAATGATATTCACCATGTTTTACATGTTATTCGACCTCGGGTTGACTGCATATCTTATTGGAAACATGACCAACTTGGTTGTCCATGGAACCAGTAAGACTAGGAAATTC AGGGATACTATTCAAGCTGCCTCAAGCTTTGCACAAAGGAATAAGCTGCCGGTTCGTCTTGAAGAACAGATGATAGCTCACTTGCGTTTGAGGCACAGAACAGACTCAGAAGGTCTTCAGCAGCAAGAAACTCTTGAAACACTACCCAAAGCTATTCGATCTGGCATTTCACATTATCTATTCTATCCACTGGTGGATAAGGTGTACTTATTTCATGGGGTATCAAATGACTTACTTTTTCAACTG GTTTCTGAGATGAAGGCCGAGTATTTCCCTCCAAAAGAGGATGTTATTTTGCAAAATGAAGCACCTACAGATTTGTACATTCTGGTAACTGGAGCAGTG GATCTTATATCACACAAGAGTGGAATGGATCAG GTAGTTGGCGAGTTGAAGATGGGGGATGTTTGTGGAGAAGTTGGTGTCCTTTGCTGTAGGCCTCAACTTTTTAATGTTCGAACCAAAAAAGTATCCCAACTGCTACGCTTGGATCGTAGTTCATTCTTCAACATCGTTAAAACAAATATAGGAGACGGGACAATAATCATGAACAATCTCCTTCAG CATTTGAAAGAGCGAAGGGACCCGATGATGACAGCAATATTAGCAGATATAGAACATATGCTGACTCAGGGAAGGATGGACATGCCTCTTAGCTTATGTTTTGCAGCAAACAGAGGAGATGATCTTTTGTTGCGCCAATTGCTAAAAAAGGGAATGGATCCTAATGAATCTGATAGTAATGGACGTACAGTGTTG CATATAGCAGCTTCAAAAGGAAGTGTTGAATGTATTCTTCTACTTCTCGACTTTGGAGCACATCCAAATAGAAAAG ATTCTGAAGGAAATGTTCCATTGTGGGATGCAATTGTGGGGAAGCATGATGCTGTGGTAAAATTGCTTGTGGACAATGGTGCAACAATATCTTCAGGAGACGTAGGTCAGTTTGCTTGCTTTGCAGTGGAGCAAGGCAGCTTAGACTTGCttaaggagatcatcaagtatGGAGGTGATGTCACCCTTCTTAACAGCCTAGGCACGACAGCAATACACACTGCTATATCCGAGGAGAATGTGGAAATAGTTAAATTCCTGTTGGAACAAGGAACTGACATTGATAAAGCAGACGTTCACGGTTGGACACCAAGAGCATTGGCTGAATATCAGGGCCACGAAGAAATAAAGGAGCTTTTCAACTTGATGCAACCAACTAGTAAAGAAACCAATGTCTGTCCTCCTGAAGCGCCTTTTGCTCCCTACCTTATGAAGTATCAAAGCGATCCCGCGATTCCTCTCTTCATTCATGAAGAAACAGCTAGAGAAACTGGCTCCTCCAACGGCAGATTGAGGAGAAGGGCTAGTTTCTTTCAGAATTCACTGATAGGATTTGTGGCTGCACGCCAGAGACACAATGAAG GAGGAAGTGGCCCGGATTATTCTTCAACTAAAATTGCCAATTCAAGAATTCCAAGCAGAATAACCATCCGTTGTCTAGAGAAAGCTCATATAGGTAGAAGGGCTGTACTTTTGCCAGATTCCATTAATGAGCTGCTTGATATCGGTGCTGAGAAATTTGGCGTCTCTCTCGCGAAAGTACTTACGGAAGATGGAGCACTAATTGAGGACATTGAAGTGATAAGAGATGGAGATCATCTAGTTCTTGCTACTTCAGAAAATTAA
- the LOC125841977 gene encoding uncharacterized protein LOC125841977, whose product MLKRQDSLVASARRRRTPPGGENQHVVKSTGCMSGIIQLISKYQKKTKRITSGIGKEGKVAIGENEKNDEGKVPKIEADKKERPIALVARLMGLEEIKCLPSPHRKSSTEEVKRRKLLEDLGKCNDDLESIRQILNSLKRDKQISDAVKPTTPLTLCNKIAKPKHNHNGHVTQQRIKRLEAYEPIDKFTNNAPLLFHMKPKSCSKGMIQSVEEVWNESEWGEKREAGRIGLILQDQICRDLIEEFLKEMNLLISYRSLPFLACRKRLFF is encoded by the exons ATGCTAAAGAGACAAGATTCATTAGTGGCATCAGCTCGCCGGCGAAGGACACCGCCGGGTGGAGAAAATCAGCATGTTGTGAAGTCTACTGGTTGCATGTCAGGCATTATTCAACTAATTTCCAAATACCAAAAAAAGACGAAACGCATTACCTCTGGAATCGGAAAGGAAGGTAAAGTAGCAATtggggaaaatgaaaagaatgatGAGGGCAAGGTACCAAAAATCGAAGCAGATAAAAAGGAGCGGCCAATAGCGTTAGTGGCACGGCTGATGGGGCTGGAGGAAATAAAGTGCCTTCCGAGCCCTCATAGGAAGTCGAGTACAGAAGAGGTAAAGAGAAGGAAGCTTCTAGAAGACTTGGGCAAGTGCAATGACGATTTAGAGTCTATTCGCCAGATTCTAAACTCACTAAAAAGGGATAAGCAAATCAGCGATGCAGTGAAGCCAACGACTCCATTAACATTGTGCAACAAAATCGCCAAACCTAAACATAATCATAATG GGCATGTTACACAACAAAGGATCAAGAGGCTAGAAGCATATGAACCAATTGATAAATTTACAAATAATGCACCATTATTATTTCACATGAAGCCAAAGTCATGTAGCAAAGGCATGATTCAAAGTGTAGAGGAAGTGTGGAATGAGAGTGAATGGGGAGAAAAGAGAGAGGCTGGGAGAATAGGGCTAATCTTACAAGATCAAATTTGCAGGGACTTAATTGAAGAGTTCCTCAAAGAAATGAATCTACTAATTTCCTATCGTTCTTTACCCTTTTTAGCATGTAGGAAAAGGCTTTTCTTCTAA
- the LOC125841930 gene encoding cytochrome b-c1 complex subunit 7, translated as MASSFSRWLVDPKKNPLAAIHMKTLSSRLRNYGLRYDDLYDPMYDLDVKEALNRLPREIVDARNQRLLRAMDLSMKHQYLPEDLQAMQTPFRSYLQEMLALVKRESAEREALGALPLYQRTLP; from the exons ATGGCATCGTCGTTCTCCAGATGGCTCGTGGATCCGAAGAAGAACCCTCTCGCCGCCATCCACATGAAAACCCTCTCCTCTCGCCTCCGTAATTACG GGCTCCgatatgatgatttatatgATCCGATGTATGATTTGGACGTGAAGGAAGCTCTTAATCGCCTTCCGAGGGAGATTGTTGATGCCAGAAACCAGCGCCTTCTGCGTGCCATGGACCTCTCCATGAAGCACCAGTACCTCCCAGAGGATCTTCAG GCAATGCAAACACCATTTAGGAGCTATCTTCAGGAAATGCTGGCTCTT GTTAAAAGGGAGAGTGCAGAACGTGAGGCTTTGGGAGCATTGCCTCTTTATCAGCGTACACTCCCTTAA